In Nicotiana tabacum cultivar K326 chromosome 10, ASM71507v2, whole genome shotgun sequence, the DNA window ATTTCATGTGCCTATAGGAATAAAAGGAATCAGTTTCAAAACCTAGAAATTATGTCTATAAGATTCAAACTAATAGATGTAATGCTTGTAGGGTGAAATCAGTTTGTAaacttagagatcatgtttatagGAGTTTAGGTCAAGTcaacacttagaaatcatgtccataTGAGTTAAATTAATTCTGCAAATTAGAAAGTATGCATATAGGATCTAAAGAGATAAAACCTGTCTTTACGAGTTACAATCAGTAATTCGCTTAGAAACCGTGTTATAGGTATATAATTAACAGTTGTAGATACCATGGCTATAGGACTCTGTTAATCACTTAGGCAAATCTGTAGGGTTATTAATGATTCTGGGGTCTAAAACTATGATATCTTATTGCCTGAAAGTGCCCAGATTCAAGGCttaataaaatcagtaggcaaattgaTGGGTCCCGATGCTCGCCTTAATAAACTGCTTCTTTATATTCTATTCTCCTcatctagatatcctgcctataggatcctaaattaacaagtttgttgatttaattgtgtgcatttgttgtctacTTGTGGAGGTCAATGTGAGCCCCTATTTGTTCTTTACATGAAATcctatctgaatttttttttgtcGCCTAGATTTTCTCATTTTAAGCAACATAGGtcagtctagaaccatccaaaatagaggtcctaaatacctccaggaccataagtaagggacgggtagtgcacgcatagggtattATTTATAATCAATTATTGCGCTtaagtaacaacttaaagatagtaaaaGGGTAGTAAAGGAAATGATAACACATGCGCTAATGCTATGAGTAAAACCACGACTTGAGGGAGTTGCAAAGCATTGCATGGAATGATCCTAtaagctaaaaaacttaggaccgcCCGCTATACTCTTGTGTAAAAATAAGTTGAATATTGTGTCTGTCCAaattattttctccccttttaagACTAATTCGCTTAATTTAAGTTTGTccggacccaccgttgtggacctcgaggggttcctaacacctttccctcaagtTAATTTTGAGCTCTTACCCGATCTCTAGTGATATAAACTGGTTATATaggttaattgctctaggtgccctaacgcaccttaatccgttaggtggcgactctttcaaATCCAATTCCCTACTGTCACGGAAAGGAGTTGTCCAAGAAAATGTCGAAACCcaatttcacgagaaaaagggggcgcgacaacatggacCCACAACAAAAGACCAATTTCCAAATTAGTCTTGAGGACAACCTTGTTCAAGATTATAACGTAATCCTCCAAAATGAACAAGATTTTTGGAAACTAAAATCAAGAGTCCAATGGATAAATAATGGGGATGCTACTACAAAATTCTCCCACCTTTCAGCTATCCAGAGAAGTAGGAAAAATAGAATACTAGGACTTAACGACACTGTGGGCAACTAGACTTTTGACACCAAAGGAATTCATGATATTATTATTAAACACTTCTCAAACATCTACACAACAGAACTGGAATCATACAGATATTTGACGCCCTCTAACCCAAGCCGACAAAATATCCTCTCAGAATAGTATAAAACAATTCTCATTATGCCTCTCTCAATAACTGAAATTACACTTTCAAACCTCTAAAGGCCCCTGGTCTAGATGGTATACACCCaatcttcttttaaaaatattggacAAACACACAAGCAACTATCCCACATACTTGTACTCAAGCATTTACTATCCTATCAATACCTCTAGACTCAAAATATATTCCAATATAGGCCCCGTAAGTCTTTGTAACACAGTTTATAAAACTATAACAAAAATCATCGTAAACTGTATTTGCCCTTTCCTCAATAATATTATCAGTCCTAATCAATGTAGCTTTATTTCAGGAAGAAGAGCAACTGACAATGCAATAATTATCCAAAAAGAAATTCACTCTTTCAAAAGTTGTACAGGTCAGACTGGGAAGATGATGCTAAAAATTGACCTTGAAAAGGGGGCCTAGCTAATCCTGATCCTCGTCAATGCTCGAAAAGGAGGCCTTGCTGGCCCGGCGATTGAGCTTGAATAGTCCCCCTCGAAAAATCCAGGGACTGTATAAACGGAGTAGATGGTTGAGGGTAAACTGAGAGGATTCGGTATGGTTCACAAAATAACAAAAGAGGATCATGATCCTCCAAAGAGACGGGTGGATTTGCCTGAGGCACACCTCATACCTCTTATAGAAGGCCAAAATCATCGGGTCTACCGGGCCCAGCATGAAGGGGttagtgtaaacacttaagtacccctccacatgggtagtaaAATTATCCTTGGGCCAGGGGACTACTACGTCCTTGCCCTCCCATTTACAATCCTCTCGGACTGTAAGCAGAACATCTTCGGTAATAGAGCATATATCTACATGCTCCTTCGCCCTGGTCTTCTTTGGATGAGGCTTTCTCGACACTGAAGTCGTCTGCGATTAAAGAACCCCTGATATGAAGTTTTTCATGGGAGGCTCGGGAGAAGCCACCTTGGAAGCAGCCACCTCGGCATATGTGGCCGGGTGGGAAGACGAAGAGCCAGCCTACTGAGGAAACGACTTGGAGGTTTTAGCCATTACTATCTGAGATAGCTTGAATATTTATAAAAAAGGTTTGAAGGCTGAAGAAAAGAGTATAAAGACTTGAAGGTAGGATGACGATCTGGGTAAGAACCTGATAACAATTATGAGGATTTGAAGATCAAaaatgaagatatgaaggtttgaaagaGTTGGTAATAGCTAGAATATTCAAAGGTGGATGCTTGATCGAAAAGTGAAAAAAGAGCAAAAGGTAGAATCTTTTATAGGGGAAGTAAGCGACGCTTTGCATTCGGAGGAGACCAGCCCATGGttgacacgtgtccgaagtcagaacgacaagactgatgggacgtttcgaCTTCTTCGTCGCCTCGATTGTAACGTATGAAGGAAGGAACCGGGTAACATCTATTGTTTCTTATCGTTTAGGCAGACCTACTCTTTAAGAAACGAGAGGATCATCTGTATATGGGTAAATCGGGGCTAATGAGCACCTCGATTTCCTGGATGGGGCAAACGAAGCAAGGACATAGCTACATGGAATCGGAATCGGAGCTAGGTACCTCTCGTACTACGACCCGAACGAAGCGCTTATTATCAGAGCCATCTAGACAACGCCCTCTATATTTGGTTCGAGCTCCAAGACCTCGGAAAGCATTATCAAACGATTGCACACGACTAACGAAGGATCATGATATCCGCGCCCAACCAGATATCACGGTATGGATCTCAGCTCGTATCGACAGCAGATCAGTGATTAGCGAAAAAGAAGACTTTTACATTTCTTCGAATTGAACTAGGGATGAAAACCTCATATATAAAGAGGGTGATTTTTATTCAATAGGGGGtggtaacacgcatatcaaggcaatataaatTTGTTTTCCTGCTTCTGAGTTAATCAAAAGTTCTTATTTTGCTCATAGTTCTTCACATATAATTTGGCTCCGAATCGAGGGCAAAACAACAGCTAAGCTTAGATTCGAGCCCGGAGTCAACATCACAACtggtttggttatttattttacctttaattcgCTTGTCTAACATTATTGATCATTTGTATTAAATTAATCcacatattcttaaaaccacTTTCCGCGGAACACCTCCCACGGAGATCCGGCAATAAATAAGGCCAAAAATATACATATCATATAAAATCACATTTCACACGGGTTCCGTGCctaatttttttgttaaaatgttgACTAATAATTTAACAACATATTTTACTGAATTGACACAAAACGTACGTATTTttaggagaattaagaaaacagCAGATGTAGTTTGTTAACTGATCCTACACGTGATTCATTCATTATCTTTATATACAGGTACTTCCCAAGTACGGTAGactgttttatttatatttcttcCTTTTGTGGGGAGGGTTGGTGGTGGCAAGGTCGGATTCACAATGTTAGTGGCTCACACGTGGGATGAACGTTAGGGCAGTTTAGATTTAGATTGAATATGAAAATTTtagtttgaatttttgattttcagattaAAAAATGAcaatataaattcaatccaaataaTTTTGAATTGGATCGAATTATTTAAGTTCGGTTTCAGATTAATTAGTTTGGATATtttgaatcttcaagtttgagCCAATAAGTTGAGTAGTTTcttctttttacaaaaaaataaacacTCAAATGAAATATTCATGTTAAATTGCTTTAATGGTTCCTCATTCTTACCGCACTCATTCAAATAAAGTATTCGTGCAAGTAATAAAACCATTAGCAAGGTTATacaacaaaaatattaataagACCGATAAAAATTAACAATAGTAAAATCACATCCAAATACTTACAGTTACATAgcattaatattgaatatatgagCTAATGTCTAATTGGTACGGTGTTGGACGTATTAGTACTGGCATTTGAGCTAATATCTAATGCAATATAAGGTCTAAAAATTTTAGATTTCCGAATATCCAAAAATCTAAAGTACCAAATCTAACATCCAATATAATCTGAaatccaaaaaatttaaaaatcaaaaCTTAAACTCAATTCGTGATCTAAAAATTCAAGAAATTCGGATTTCTATTTGTATTTCAAGTTTGCCCAAACTATGCCCACCTCTACTTACGTGAATACAATAATTTTTGcccaaattatatatatatgtaaaaaatttactaaatatttATAAGGATTTAACTATAAACTCTGttattattatataaattaaCTCGAAATTGTTGTAGGAATTATAAACTTTAAATTCCGAATTCGACTATGGGAAGGGTGGAATTGGAGGTAGGGTACTAATAGAGAAAATTAATTATGGTCAAAAGGAGCCTTCACGTCAGCACTAATCTGGATTTAGAGATATTACCTACTCCTCACCTAATCCATGTGCCTTCCAGATAGTTCATTCGTTAACAATCAATTATAGAATCATTGGTGACCAAGCAATTTGGTTTTCTGTGCCTAAAACAACCCTCTAATTTTGGCACTAAACTAAGTTTAATTGTCTAATTATTATCCTATCATTAGGGTTAtatataggtcgggttggttcggattttacaattaccaaatcaaaccaattgtgtcggattattaaatctaaagaccaaaccaaaccaataaaactcgggttcTTCACTCTCGGTTTTTCTCGAGTTTTCTCGAGTTTTCGGGTTATTCGAGCTTTTTCGGGGTTTTTTCCGGTAAAATTTTCGTAGAACAAAACAAATAattatgctcaaaatatttctttagtcctagtaagatacaactatataaagtattttccaagaaaataatacaaaatatgagatatgtcatggcattatcctaaaatattcaacaataaaattatgaaatataaaattgctaattaaaaagccataataaaaataaacataatctaagagtactaagtcatgctaaaataagtagactaataaggtaTTATTAAACACATGAATAAACgccaaagaaaaaataaaaatatctaaattattgcaaaacaaaaaataaatattcaatacattctcgttcgtagtattgaattaaatttcttttgttagcattagtattgatttgattttggtttgggcttttgttagcactatttaatttactaattttaatggctataaaacttattggaacattcaaaagttctaagtccaaccttgaaataatacctcaaaaaataaaattataaaatcttttaagaaatatttataaattacatcacaataagtatatttatatattaaatatatctaaaatttctatatatataatgtcggattagtttggtttcggtttgactttctttagttaaaaccaaaccaaaccaattatggtcgggttttttttttccgacaccaaactaaatcaaaccaaCCCATAATCGgatttttttctcggtttgactcggattatcgggttggtgtggtttgtcggtttcctttgtacactcCTACCTATCACCAGAGGCGGAGTCAGGATTTCGAGCTTATGGGTTCGGAATTCTAATCGTtaaaagttattgggttctaaattaatcatTTATACATATTTTGTAAGACAAACACAAGGTTCGAATCAAAGTTATTAGGTTCGGCCGAACCCGATCCCAACACTCTACCTCCGCCACTGCCTGTCACGTTACGAAAAATAGCTTAACCAGAAAATTTAAATCCTATGAGCTCGATATTTTTAGCTCAGCTTAATTCCAAAGGTTAGTGCATTGCCAAACTTGGCCTCAAACATTCCCAATAGATAAAACAAGAATATGCCTTCTTTGTATATGCTGCCGGTGTAAAATATTTTGCATTATCAGATTAcgtaaaaataattatcttgttTACAATAAATAGaattagtaaaataaaaataaatcagattattaATTACAACAGGTTAAAATACCCTGATGTATAAATTTGTTTCACTTTTTATGCATATAGGTTAAATCCCTAGAACAAAAAAAGAAATGATAAATCATGTTCACAGCAACACTGCTGTAGTTCGCTATTAAAAACTTCCTTTTCTTATTCTGATGCTCCTTTTCGatttttatgattaacttttcgttattatgatgaaacttcataAAGAAGAGACCAAATAACAAATCTAATTTTTATATTTGGTGAACGTAGTTCGACTAagcttaaaaaaaagaaaaagttactAGTTTGAACTTTAGGATCAATAATTCACGAACGAAACTTTCTCACTTGATATTCCTTTAACTCTATAGTATCAGCTTTCTTTTATGTTGACATATACTCTGAGAAATTCGAACAAAAAAAAATGTTACCTTCAATATAATGGATATAATATTCTTCTCTTTTGTGAAGCCTCAGATATGGAGAGTATTTGTTTTCGCCCCAAGATATGGCGTTGATCTTGATTATTTGGAAGGACACAATTTTGATCCGCCATCTTAGTTTTATACCCTTTATATAAATTTCACAGCTTAGACAAACCTTTATTCTTTAAATTTCATTAAAGAAAAGATGCTGgtaatttctttttatttgtctATAGTCTAAACCTTGATAGTTAGCTAGACTTATATGATATTTTTATTGGTGAGAAATAGTAAATATCAGATAAAATAGTTGAGGTGCGCGCGCAAATTGGCCCGAACACCACcattttaaacaaaaaattagACTGACCTTCAGTCATGAACATAAATTAGTAATCACAAAAGAGACAACTAGAGGCGCAGTAGTGTATTTGTCCACCCTAGAACAATATTCTATCGCCCTATAAATTTCTTATcttcatttatatattttttcatggGCAATTTCGTAAATTTGGGAAAACATGACTTTGAAGTAACTTGACCAGCTTGCTTTAGCTGAACTACCAAGAATGCAGTTCCACTTACTCCAAATATCCCAATTGTTCATCATTTAACAAACCTTGAAAGTTCATTCTCACCAAACCCACTTCTACTAAtccctcaaacaaatattttcATAACTATTTTAGAGCATAATAAAAACAACAATGGAAGAACAAAAAATTTCCTACTCCTTCACCACATTGAAGAACAAAATTAATAACTTTTTCATGGCTAAAGCTCACCAGTTACTTGTTTCAGTTCCAGGAAATACTGGTACGGCCATTTGGGATATCAAATGCAGCTTCCATTCTCTCATTGTTCTTTTAATTGTTTCGCTCGTGGCCGGAGTTGTTTACTTGAGTGGAGAGAGTGGCCGGTTCTTGTTTGAAGATAACAGTAATAGTAATAGCAGTAGTGACAATAATTTGGCTATAGGAAGtcatgaaaatgatgatttagtGTCATCTTCAGATAAGTGTAATTTGTTTTCTGGTAAGTGGGTTTTTGATAACAAGTCGTATCCACTATACAAGGAACAGGATTGTAAGTTTATGTCTGATCAGTTAGCTTGCCAGAAGTTTGGAAGAAAGGACTTGGACTACCAACATTGGAGGTGGCAACCTCATCAGTGTGATATCCCaaggttctttttttttttttttaatacaattcttcctttattttctttctttcctatATCCACAGAAAATGAGACTTTTCCTCTCATATGCGGAGCTAGAATTTTaggaaatataaaaaaatatggataaaaataaattatatatatatatatatatatatatatatatatatatatatatatattaagtggatattttaatataaaaatacgATATTTGAGCCAAAATTATTAGATTGCTCAACCCGTAAGAATGATAACTTCATCCACGTTTCCTCTTAatgttattattaaataatttcgcCTATATATGAGAGTTCCATAGAGTATAATAAGAGGATGGCCCGAGtaaaaatagttaactatgaaGTAGAAATGATATAATCACCCCCCTACTAATTCAGATTGAAGCATAGCTAATACTATGTTACTCCATTACGCTGTTCCTATTTTCACATGCAAAAAAAGAGCTTAATAACAGAGAAAGGATTTAATTATATATAGTGACAAGTGTAAAGAATTTTTACACTATTGATACTTTAGCCTGTTGTACCAAGTAACTAAACTGTCCTATTTTCCAcgtgacttgttagtatatttctttttatattatTGATGTTTAAAAGTTAAACTCGTTGAAGAATAGGGAAAACACATGGGAGTGGCATTACGAAGTATATATGACTTATTAAAGACTATTCTCAATGGAACGAGATAGAcatgtctttttgtttttttttctgttCAGTTTGATcccttttttgaaaaaaaatatatatgcaagTGATCATGATATGcattcttttttctttggtaTTTTGGATATAGCTTTTTTGAGCTTTTGGTGGAATGTTTTTCGTCTTAAAAAAGGTTCAATGCCACAGCATTATTGGAGAATCTGAGGAATAAAAGGCTTGTGTTCGTGGGAGATTCATTGAACAGAGGCCAATGGGTTTCCATGGTTTGCTTGATAGATACAGCAGTTCAATCTTCTCTTAAATCCATGCACTACAGATACAACGCTTCCTTGATCATTTTCAAAGTTAAAGTAAGTGAGAATAAAAAAATCCATTCTTCTCCAATTCTTAACTTTAAATGAACTGCCAAAATTTGCAAGTTTTCACATGTTATTTTGTCAATTTTATTTGGTTTCTCATCCTGTATTTGTAATCTACATTGGGCTTGACTAATACGGATTGGCGTCGTATAAGGCCTCCTTAAGGGGAGAAGTGCTCTTGATCAAGATTTTTTCTATATTTCCATAGCACCCGAGACCTTTGGTTAAAGAGGGATAAATCCTATCTATCCCATCATAAATTTGAGACATTGTTTGGTTTGGTTAATAACTCAATAACTGCCAAGATTTGcaagtttcgatgttgttttgttAGGTTAATAATtcatatttatgtattttgttagATCAACAACATTCTTTTAGCGGTGAGAGTCAATATCAACGGACAAAGTAAAATTTATAAGAAGGATAATGAAAGTTTTTAGCCATTACATAAAGCACCTTAATGTTTACCCCATAAAGAAAAGCTTAAGATTAATGCTTTGTTTGTCCTATTTTACATGTCATAAGCTTACTTTTATTGTCTGACCAACTCTTATGACCAAAATTTAACCTTAATTCTTCAGACTTTAGAAGTTCACACTTATCAAAAACAGATAGAAATCCTATCGAATGATTAAGTTTGATAATCAGATTTAATAGTTGACTGTGCAGTCAACTTAGTTCATGCATGTTAATTTGAGGTAGGAGTGTCTAATTGTTGCTCATAATCTGTTTCTCATTAATTTATACCTACTATGGTAAAAATTTTGCCTTTTAAATCAAGAATGTGTTAGAGAGGGCCAATATGCACCTACTTGATATATTTAATTCCTTAAGAAAAATTTACACCAAAATGATCGTCTATATCATTGGTCGGATaagtacaaaaaagaaaaaaaaaaaaaaaatattttgccttACTAAATCAAGAATGTCTTGTGGAGATAGGGGGCCAATATGCACCTATatatgaatttaaaaaaaatttcacCGAATGATCGTCCATATAATTGATCGGATTAATAGCTTGATAAATAAGATAAAGTATTTCACTGAAACGTGTAAAAGAATTATACTATCTAtgtataaaaaattaaatattttaaattttatatatgaCAGTGATCTATCGAATACTAGCTAATCCAACAGTAAAAACTTGTCCGCATTATAAGTGCAGGATTACAATGCAACAATAGAATTCTACTGGGAACCATTATTGGTGGAATCAAACTCAGATGACCCAGTGCACCATCGTCTCCCTGAGAGAATTGTTAGAGCAAATGCCATTGAAAAGCATGGTAGCCGTTGGACCAATGCTGATTTTATTGTCTTCAACACTTACCTTTGGTGGAGACGCCCCCATATCAAAGTCTTGTGAgtaaatttaaaatttaacttATATAAACTGGCAGtctaaattttttattattattagtgTATCTATACCTGGTTATAGCATATGATCTTGCGTATCTTATTTCCAAGGGTAGTCACTAGTCAACCATCAAAATAACTAATAAGCAGTACTTATGATCATTATTATTCATCATCTCAGGTGGGGTTCATTTGAGAGGTCTGATGGAATTTACAAGGAAGTAAAAATGTTACGAAGCTATGAAATGGCCTTGAAGACTTGGGCCGACTGGCTGGAAATCCATGTCAATCGCTCCAAAACCCAATTGTTCTTCATGAGCATGTCGCCAGTTCATGAAAGGTAATCTCAAGACACTCTCGcccttcaatttttttattttttataaccgTAGTGTCTGAATCAACTTATAACCGTAGTGTCTGAATCAACTTGCATGTGTCCTTCAATTATTTTAAACTTTATGCTTTACCTTTTCTCATATAATGAAAGCCAAGTAGATCACAGCTATGTTGCACGAACTCTCTAAAATGTAGTcacacccgtgtcggatccttcaaaaatgcactatttttggaggatccgacacgtatCCGGccaca includes these proteins:
- the LOC107810956 gene encoding protein trichome birefringence-like 34, with protein sequence MEEQKISYSFTTLKNKINNFFMAKAHQLLVSVPGNTGTAIWDIKCSFHSLIVLLIVSLVAGVVYLSGESGRFLFEDNSNSNSSSDNNLAIGSHENDDLVSSSDKCNLFSGKWVFDNKSYPLYKEQDCKFMSDQLACQKFGRKDLDYQHWRWQPHQCDIPRFNATALLENLRNKRLVFVGDSLNRGQWVSMVCLIDTAVQSSLKSMHYRYNASLIIFKVKDYNATIEFYWEPLLVESNSDDPVHHRLPERIVRANAIEKHGSRWTNADFIVFNTYLWWRRPHIKVLWGSFERSDGIYKEVKMLRSYEMALKTWADWLEIHVNRSKTQLFFMSMSPVHERAEEWGKAKGENCYSETEQIQEEGYQGNGSDPKMMKIVESTMHELKHRGLNVHLLNITQLSEYRKEGHPSIYRKQWDSLTEEQIANPNSYADCIHWCLPGVPDVWNELLYTYIFNNY